AAATTTCAATTTGATTTTAATGAGCAAAATTTCTTAAAATCTTGTCACTTTCTTTATGATTTAAATTGCTGACTACCATAATTTACTATTTTTGCAGCTGATTAAATTTCCTGTGAGGGTGTTAAATTGTTAAATTAGAGAAGATTATGGAAAAGATGATCGAGAAAACAGAGTCAGCTTATGCTTATCCGCTTTTAATCAAGCAACTTTTTCTGGCTCCTTTGGGGAATAATCCTGATCAGGAGATTATTTACAGGGATCAGCTTACAATCACATATAAAACATGGAGGGAAAGGGTTTATCGCCTGGCCAATGCCTTGGCTTCTATCGGTGTGAAACCGGGAAGTACGGTAGCTGTTATGGATTGGGATTCCCACCGTTATCTTGAGGCCTACTATGCCATTCCAATGATGGGGGCTGTGCTTCATACCATTAATGTTCGTATGTCATCCGAGCAGATAGTTTATACCATTGATCATGCCGAGGATGATGTCATCATTTGCAATTCCGACTTCCTTCCCTTGTTGGAAGTCATCAAAGGCCGCATTTCTGAGGAGATAAAATTCATTTTAATTAACGAAAAAAATAAGCCCATAGGAAATCATTTTAAATTTGAAGGCGAATATGAGGAAATGCTTGGCCAAGTCTCACCCGTCTATGATTTTCCTGAATTTGATGAGAACACCAGGGCTACTACTTTTTATACTACCGGTACCACAGGGCTTCCCAAAGGAGTTTATTTCTCGCACCGTCAATTGGTGCTTCATACCCTTTCAACCGGAATGGCCTTGGCAGCATCATCGGTTCAGGGGCGACTGCACAGGGAATCCGTTTATATGCCTATAACCCCGATGTTTCATGTTCACGCTTGGGGAATTCCGTATATTGCATCTTTTCTGGGCATTAAGCAGGTTTATCCGGGCAAATATGTACCTGCCATGTTGCTAAAGCTCATGGCTATGCACAAAGTTACTTTTAGTCATTGTGTCCCTTCAATTTTGCATACCCTTTTAAAGGATCCCGGGGCCAAAGACTTCGATTTCTCTCACTGGACCTGCATTATTGGAGGTTCGGCCCTGCCAAAGGTTATTGCTATTGAGGCTCTGAAAAGGGGTATTGATATATTTGTCGGTTACGGGATGTCTGAAACTTGTCCGGTGATATCCATTGTACGTTTGACTGAGAATGATTTAAAACTCTCGAACGAAGAACAGGCTGAAAAACGTTGCAGAAGTGGAAATCCACTGGGTTTGGTGCAGGTCAGGGTTATTGATCCTGAAGGCAACGATGTGTCTCATGATGATAAAACTCCCGGAGAGGTTGTTGTCCGTTCACCTTATCTGACTCAGGGTTATCTGAAAGATCATGTTTATTCTGAAAAACTTTGGAAAGGTGGATGGCTGCATACCAAAGATATTGCCTGTATCGATCATGAAGGGAGTATAAGGATAACTGACCGTGCAAAAGATGTGATTAAAGTTGGCGGTGAATGGCTCAGTTCTTTGCAGATGG
The sequence above is drawn from the Bacteroidota bacterium genome and encodes:
- a CDS encoding fatty acid--CoA ligase, coding for MMEKMIEKTESAYAYPLLIKQLFLAPLGNNPDQEIIYRDQLTITYKTWRERVYRLANALASIGVKPGSTVAVMDWDSHRYLEAYYAIPMMGAVLHTINVRMSSEQIVYTIDHAEDDVIICNSDFLPLLEVIKGRISEEIKFILINEKNKPIGNHFKFEGEYEEMLGQVSPVYDFPEFDENTRATTFYTTGTTGLPKGVYFSHRQLVLHTLSTGMALAASSVQGRLHRESVYMPITPMFHVHAWGIPYIASFLGIKQVYPGKYVPAMLLKLMAMHKVTFSHCVPSILHTLLKDPGAKDFDFSHWTCIIGGSALPKVIAIEALKRGIDIFVGYGMSETCPVISIVRLTENDLKLSNEEQAEKRCRSGNPLGLVQVRVIDPEGNDVSHDDKTPGEVVVRSPYLTQGYLKDHVYSEKLWKGGWLHTKDIACIDHEGSIRITDRAKDVIKVGGEWLSSLQMEDIISKHEGVSEVAVIGFPDTSWGEVPLAIIVPKEGAMIDKKGILQTIKANVSSGLLPREAITLKVQLAEILDKTSVGKIDKIALRSKFIQ